In Triticum aestivum cultivar Chinese Spring chromosome 5B, IWGSC CS RefSeq v2.1, whole genome shotgun sequence, the following proteins share a genomic window:
- the LOC123112788 gene encoding uncharacterized protein — protein sequence MPHAALLRPLIPPPLVPARPLAARCRHLRGVRGRCAPGEGAGEGAPGAEWLSSAVGEKVDELLRREENRALLDGVEAAERRVELARAKLADIERQEAAARLATEEVRRLERRRDEIAESQRELLQAREMIDEAQRTLTSSLEDRSFWNTSGGADIDKDSERLESAKAAAISSIIGVLASLPISSYEVHSLPQLFFRSSVVLISCALFGVTFRYAVRRDLDNIQLKTGAAAAFAVVRGLALLESGRPFELSTDALKSLALDGAVSVVGSIFIFLSSAIALDYCFKMRFLSPFPARKQ from the exons ATGCCGCACGCCGCGCTCCTCCGCCCGCTCATCCCGCCGCCTCTCGTCCCCGCGAGGCCGCTCGCCGCGCGATGCCGCCACCTTCGCGGCGTCCGCGGGAGGTGCGCccccggcgagggcgcgggcgaagGCGCCCCCGGCGCGGAGTGGCTGAGCTCGGCGGTCGGGGAGAAGgtggacgagctgctgcggcgcgAGGAGAACCGGGCGCTGCTGGACGGGGTCGAGGCCGCTGAGCGCCGCGTGGAGCTCGCCCGCGCCAAGCTCGCGGACATCGAGCGCCAggaggccgccgcccgcctcgccaccgAGGAGGTCCGCCGCCTCGAGAGGCGCCGGGACGAG ATTGCAGAGTCACAGCGGGAATTGCTACAGGCAAGAGAAATGATTGATGAAGCACAGCGTACCTTGACTTCTAGCCTTGAGGATCGAAGCTTTTGGAATACGTCAGGTGGAGCAGATATCGATAAAGATAGTGAGAGGCTTGAATCTGCAAAAGCTGCAGCAATTTCCTCTATAATCGGTGTTCTGGCTAGTTTGCCCATATCTTCCTATGAAGTCCACAGTTTGCCCCAACTGTTTTTTCGATCATCGGTTGTTCTCATAAGTTGTGCATTGTTTGGAGTCACATTCCGGTATGCCGTTAGAAGAGATCTGGATAATATCCAGCTTAAAACGGGAGCTGCTGCCGCATTCGCTGTTGTTAGAG GTCTTGCGTTGTTGGAATCTGGGAGGCCCTTTGAGTTGAGCACTGATGCCTTAAAGTCACTTGCTCTTGATGGTGCAGTTAGTGTTGTTGGGAGCATTTTTATATTTCTGTCTTCTGCTATTGCACTGGACTATTGTTTTAAGATGAGATTTTTGAGCCCATTCCCTGCAAGGAAACAATAG